The following proteins are co-located in the [Pasteurella] mairii genome:
- the tesB gene encoding acyl-CoA thioesterase 2, with protein sequence MSNVLNQLIQLLELEQLDDFLFRGDSEDLGLRQVFGGQVIAQALYAAMQVAPKDRMLHSCHAYFLAPGDSQLPIIYDVETLRTGRNFSALRVKAIQHNEPICHITASFQIEEQGFEHQSVMPPVGEPESFYSESEMMQKMAAYLPEAVRDKFTAERPFDIRSKYINNPFNGTELPPEQFAWVKANGSVPHDRQIQQCLLAYFSDFHTLLTALHPHKKGFLQSGMKVATIDHAIWFHRPFDLNDWLLYAVKSNNAYGGRGLGGGQIFDRQGRLIATTQQEGLIRYSTTQK encoded by the coding sequence ATGTCTAATGTACTCAATCAATTAATTCAATTATTAGAATTAGAACAACTTGACGATTTTCTTTTTCGTGGCGACAGTGAAGATCTCGGATTGCGCCAAGTATTTGGCGGTCAAGTCATCGCTCAAGCGCTTTATGCCGCCATGCAAGTGGCGCCTAAAGATCGAATGTTACACTCCTGCCATGCTTATTTTCTCGCTCCCGGTGACAGCCAATTACCGATTATTTATGATGTCGAGACGCTGCGTACCGGACGCAATTTTAGCGCATTACGCGTTAAAGCGATTCAACATAACGAACCCATTTGCCACATCACCGCGTCTTTCCAAATCGAAGAACAAGGCTTTGAACACCAAAGTGTGATGCCTCCAGTCGGCGAACCGGAAAGTTTTTATTCCGAAAGCGAAATGATGCAAAAAATGGCAGCCTATTTGCCGGAAGCGGTGCGCGATAAATTTACCGCGGAACGCCCGTTTGATATTCGCAGCAAATATATCAACAATCCATTTAACGGTACCGAATTACCACCGGAGCAATTTGCGTGGGTGAAAGCCAATGGCAGCGTGCCGCATGATCGCCAAATTCAGCAATGTTTACTTGCTTATTTTTCCGATTTTCACACGTTATTAACCGCACTTCATCCGCATAAAAAAGGCTTTTTGCAAAGTGGCATGAAAGTCGCCACTATCGACCATGCTATTTGGTTTCATCGCCCTTTTGATCTCAACGATTGGCTACTTTATGCCGTGAAAAGCAATAATGCTTATGGCGGGCGCGGTTTAGGCGGCGGACAAATTTTCGATCGCCAAGGGCGTTTAATCGCGACCACGCAACAAGAAGGGCTTATTCGTTATTCTACAACACAAAAATAA